The following proteins are co-located in the Gloeocapsa sp. PCC 7428 genome:
- the aroQ gene encoding type II 3-dehydroquinate dehydratase: MHSILVLHGPNLNLLGQREPEVYGSTTLEDINDLLKKEAKSLGVVVAALQSNHEGSLIDAIHAAREKHQGILINAGAYTHTSVAIRDAIAAVKLPTVEVHLSNIYQREAFRHHSYIAPVVLGQISGFGAESYRLGLQALVHYLSG, translated from the coding sequence TTGCACAGTATTCTTGTACTACACGGACCAAACCTCAATCTTTTAGGGCAACGCGAACCGGAGGTCTATGGCTCTACTACGCTAGAAGATATTAATGACCTCTTGAAGAAAGAAGCAAAAAGCCTAGGTGTAGTTGTGGCAGCGCTGCAATCAAATCATGAAGGCAGTTTGATCGATGCAATTCACGCGGCTAGAGAAAAACACCAAGGAATACTAATTAACGCTGGTGCGTATACACACACGAGTGTGGCAATACGGGATGCGATCGCTGCTGTTAAGTTACCAACGGTAGAAGTTCATCTTAGTAACATCTACCAACGCGAAGCTTTTCGCCACCATTCTTACATTGCACCAGTTGTATTAGGGCAAATTAGTGGTTTTGGTGCTGAGAGTTATCGCTTGGGGTTGCAAGCATTAGTTCATTACCTGAGTGGCTGA
- a CDS encoding ADP-ribosylglycohydrolase family protein, whose protein sequence is MRYSLGSRFRGTLLGAAIGGMLTQATSSKDAQIKAADFTWERLATEVAQSLIRQGNLSYPANQSKTSHSVKVIIATLPIALFYHENETRLQAHLQQFVAWQNDPEIIAGVLAVGYAIASSLREMPPANLMGRVIQFIAAPQLQLTQQLVQVQSLLKHQASLAKAIAVLGEAQPTSAIALALYCYLSTPEDFSLSLRRAAHLSQRSPAISSIVGALSGVYNGTTSIPLPWRLALARDRQFLALWGMQSEAELLRLCDTLVAAWSGAYNTTIDDSLPTAIAAPQVIRPR, encoded by the coding sequence ATGCGTTACTCACTCGGTAGTCGATTTCGCGGTACTCTGCTAGGCGCAGCGATTGGAGGAATGCTAACACAAGCAACTTCTAGTAAAGACGCACAAATAAAAGCAGCAGATTTTACGTGGGAACGTCTAGCAACTGAAGTTGCGCAAAGCTTGATTCGACAGGGAAATTTATCTTACCCCGCAAACCAAAGTAAAACAAGTCACTCGGTCAAAGTTATTATCGCAACGTTGCCGATCGCGCTTTTTTATCACGAAAACGAAACTCGATTGCAAGCTCATTTGCAGCAATTTGTTGCATGGCAAAACGACCCAGAAATAATCGCGGGAGTTCTAGCGGTTGGTTATGCGATCGCATCGTCTTTAAGAGAAATGCCACCAGCCAACTTGATGGGGCGAGTAATTCAGTTCATCGCAGCACCTCAATTACAACTGACTCAACAGCTTGTACAGGTACAAAGTTTATTAAAACATCAAGCAAGCTTAGCAAAGGCGATCGCGGTTTTGGGAGAAGCTCAACCAACTAGCGCGATCGCTTTAGCACTTTACTGTTATTTAAGTACTCCAGAAGACTTTTCACTGTCACTCAGGCGTGCTGCGCATCTTAGTCAGCGATCGCCCGCTATCAGTTCGATTGTCGGTGCTTTATCAGGAGTATACAACGGTACCACTAGTATTCCGCTCCCTTGGCGGCTAGCATTAGCGCGCGATCGTCAATTTCTTGCATTATGGGGTATGCAAAGCGAAGCCGAATTGTTACGGCTATGTGATACGTTGGTCGCAGCGTGGTCAGGAGCTTACAATACAACTATTGATGACTCTCTACCAACGGCGATCGCGGCTCCGCAAGTTATTCGTCCGCGTTAA
- a CDS encoding carbohydrate ABC transporter permease: MLFPLLWLISTAFKSSSENIFQFPPQLLPSQPTVENFVQVWQTNPFGRYLFNSTLVAILTVTLNLLFCALAAYPLARLDFRGRDWIFTAIVATIMIPFQIVMIPLYILTVQLGMRNSYLGIIFPALASAFGIFLLRQAFQGVPKEMEEAARIDGCSELGLWWFVMLPAIRPALVTLAIFVFIGSWSDFLWPLIVIDRPEFYTLPLGVATLAGTFSLDWRLIAAGSVISIAPVILVFLLLQRYIVPTETASGVKG; this comes from the coding sequence ATGTTGTTTCCCCTACTCTGGCTCATTAGCACTGCCTTCAAATCGTCGAGCGAAAATATATTTCAATTTCCACCACAGTTGCTACCGAGTCAGCCGACGGTAGAGAATTTTGTGCAAGTTTGGCAGACAAATCCTTTTGGACGATATTTATTTAACAGTACTCTCGTTGCGATTCTGACGGTAACGCTCAATTTACTTTTCTGTGCATTAGCCGCGTATCCGCTAGCAAGACTAGACTTTCGTGGGAGAGACTGGATTTTCACAGCAATTGTCGCGACAATTATGATTCCTTTTCAGATTGTGATGATTCCCTTGTATATTCTGACCGTTCAGTTGGGGATGCGCAACAGCTATTTAGGAATCATTTTTCCGGCGCTGGCTTCGGCGTTTGGTATTTTTCTTTTGCGACAAGCTTTTCAAGGCGTTCCCAAAGAAATGGAAGAGGCGGCAAGAATTGATGGCTGTTCGGAATTAGGGTTATGGTGGTTTGTGATGCTACCCGCAATTCGTCCAGCATTAGTAACGTTAGCTATTTTTGTGTTTATTGGTTCTTGGAGTGACTTTTTGTGGCCTTTGATTGTCATTGATCGACCAGAATTTTATACTTTACCTTTAGGGGTAGCAACGCTAGCAGGGACGTTTTCACTCGATTGGCGATTAATTGCCGCAGGTTCTGTCATCTCAATTGCGCCTGTGATTCTGGTATTCTTACTATTACAGCGCTACATCGTGCCAACTGAAACAGCTAGTGGTGTCAAGGGTTAA
- a CDS encoding 5-formyltetrahydrofolate cyclo-ligase, with amino-acid sequence MISQAANKTELRRLLLQKRQSMTLQEWQEKSDRICFHLQSSSLFIRAKTVLSYFSFRREPELNALFSINKTWGLPRCVNKSLIWHSWNPGDDIQTGLYNIPEPVSRAPLIHVNEVDLILIPAIACDPQGYRLGYGGGFYDRLLSCPEWMSKPTIGITFDFAYLHQLPTEAWDKPLHGVCTETGLKMMR; translated from the coding sequence GTGATTAGTCAAGCTGCAAATAAAACAGAGTTACGCCGTTTGCTACTTCAAAAGCGGCAATCTATGACACTGCAAGAGTGGCAAGAAAAAAGCGATCGCATTTGTTTTCACCTCCAATCATCCTCCTTATTTATTCGGGCAAAAACTGTTCTTAGCTATTTCAGTTTTCGTCGGGAGCCAGAACTTAACGCGTTATTTAGCATTAATAAAACTTGGGGCTTGCCGCGCTGTGTCAACAAATCGCTGATTTGGCATTCTTGGAACCCAGGAGATGATATTCAAACGGGACTTTATAACATTCCCGAACCTGTCTCGCGTGCGCCACTCATTCATGTTAACGAAGTCGATTTAATTCTCATTCCGGCGATCGCTTGCGATCCTCAAGGGTATCGCTTAGGTTACGGTGGTGGTTTCTACGATCGCTTGCTCAGTTGTCCTGAATGGATGTCAAAGCCCACGATTGGAATTACGTTTGACTTTGCTTATTTACATCAATTACCTACTGAAGCTTGGGATAAACCTCTACATGGTGTTTGCACAGAAACGGGCTTAAAAATGATGCGATGA